The Winogradskyella schleiferi genome contains the following window.
TATTCAAGGATTAATGCACAATTTGTTTATGATCCTTCAAGTTATCTTAGGTTTTTGCCTATGAGATTAAGAACCGTTGTCCATGCTGGTCCCGGAATCACATTTGCAAAACCTCTAGGTACTTTAACTGCAAATAAGCAGACCTTTTTAAATTTGCTTGGTGGATTGGAGATTCATTATGCCATCAACGAAAAAGTGTCTATCTACTCTGATGTCGCTTATTTATATGGTGTTACCACCTTAGACGATTACAATCCTGCCTTAACAGGCTTAGGTGCTTTTAACGGCAGCGTTTTTAACCTTACCTTTGGCGTGGCAGTTTCACTAAGTGGTTGCCGATATTGCGATTAACGAATAAGATATCCATTGGCATGGATAATAAATATGAGCAAAGAAAAAATTATTTTAGGCATAGATCCTGGTACAACCATTATGGGTTTCGGACTCATAAAAATTGTGGGTAAAAAAATGGAATTTATGCAACTCAATGAGCTCATGCTAAAAAAATATGACGATCATTACCTTAAGCTCAAACTTATTTTTGAACGTACTGTAGAACTCATAGATACCTACCATCCTGACGAAATTGCCATCGAAGCACCATTCTATGGTAAAAATGTACAAAGTATGCTAAAATTAGGTCGTGCGCAAGGTGTTGCTATGGCAGCAGGTTTATCTCGCGAAGTTCCCATAACGGAATACGCACCCAAGAAAATAAAAATGGCAATTACCGGAAACGGAAATGCCAGTAAGGAGCAAGTTGCTAAAATGCTGCAAAGCATGTTAGGTTTAAAAGAACTGCCTAAAAATTTGGATTCTATGGATGGTCTGGCAGCAGCTGTTTGTCATTTTTATAACGAAGGCCGCGTTGAGGTTGGAAAGAGTTATTCTGGTTGGTCGGCTTTTGTTAAGCAGAATGAAAGGCGTGTAAAAAAGTAGGCAGTCTCAGTCGCAGTATTCAGTAATATAAAGTAATTAATATACAACTTAAAAAATAATAATCGAATTCGGGTAGATTGAAAGCTTAGATAATATAAAAATTTAAACCAACTGAAAACTGCGACTGTAAACTAAATATGAGCGGCATCTATATCCACATACCATTCTGTAAACAAGCCTGTCATTATTGTGATTTTCATTTTTCAACTTCACTAAAGAAAAAGGAAGAACTCATTAATGCATTATCCAAGGAATTAGAACTCCGTAAAGATGAATTCAGTAATTCTACAGTTGAAACTATCTATTTTGGAGGCGGAACGCCTTCATTATTGAACAATGAAGAATTACAATTTTTAATTGATTCCGTATATAATAATTATAAAGTTTCCAAAAATCCAGAAATTACGCTTGAAGCTAATCCAGATGATTTGTCTAAAGATCGAATAATGGAACTCTCCAAAAGTCCAATAAATAGACTATCAATAGGCATTCAATCCTTTTTCGAATCCGATTTAAAACTCATGAATCGCGCGCACAACGTAGAAGAAGCGAAAGCGTGTTTGGAAGAAGCAACCAAATATTTCGATAATATTTCTCTCGATTTAATTTATGGGATTCCAGGAGCGTCAAACGAACAATGGCTAAAAAATATTGAAATCGCTCTAAGTTTTAATGTGCCTCATATTTCAAGCTATGCATTAACGGTTGAACCAAAAACAGCTTTAGCCTCCTTCATAAAAAAAGGACTTATTGAAAATGTTGATGATGAACAAGCCCACGAACAGTTTCATATTTTGAAAGACAAACTGGAAGCTTCGGGATTTGTGCATTATGAACTTTCCAATTTTGGAAAAGACGGTTATTTCAGTAAAAATAATTCGGCTTATTGGCAAGGAAAATCCTATTTGGGGATTGGACCTTCGGCACATTCCTTTAATGGCAAACAACGTAGTTGGAACGTGAAAAACAATTCAAAATACATAAAAGCTATACAAGGAAATGAACTACCAATAGAGATCGAAACCTTAACCCAAACTGATAGGTATAACGAATATATAATGACGGGTTTGCGAACCATCTGGGGCGTCTCGTTGGTAAAAGTAGAAAACGACTTTGGCGTAACTTTTAAGAATTACTTAAATGCCCAGTCGGAAGTTTTTATAAATCAACATTTATTGTATATTGAAGATGCGCATTTACGCGTCACTAAAAAAGGACAATTTTTATGTGATGGTATTGCGTCTGAACTTTTTAAAATCAATCTAAAGTGATAGCAACCATACAATACAATTCCAGAAAACTAAAAATAGATTTATCCCAACCATTGGATATTTCCATACCTCTAACAGGGAAGGCAACCAATATAAACGCTTGGTATATTGGTCCACCCAAAATTGAACCAGAAATAATAGATGGAGAAACCGTAAGTGTCGCAAATGGCGCTGTTGTCAATTTCAACACCATTACATTCAATCCACATTCGCATGTTACACATACCGAAACCGTGGGTCATATTACAGAAGAGGTATATTCGATAAATAAGCTTTTAAAAGAATTTTTCTTTTTGGCCCAAGTGGTTACGGTTGCACCAGAAAAATTGGGCGAGGATTACGTGATCTCAAAAAAACAGTTAAAATTTGCATTGGGTAACAAAAAACGCGATGCCATAGTGATTAGAACCATGCCCAATATGCGCGATAAATTTTCGAGACAATACTCCAATACCAATCCCACTTATCTACAAGAAGATGCTGCTGAATATTTGAAAACTAAAGGTATCAAACATTTACTTATTGATTTGCCAAGTGTAGATAAAGAGAGTGATGGCGGTGAACTTTTAGCGCATAATGCGTTTTGGAATACAAAAGGCAAATTACGTTTCGATGCTACAATATCTGAATTTATATACGTGTCTAATAAAATTGAAGACGGCATGTATATGCTCAACCTTCAAATTGCCCCTTTTGAGAATGATGCAAGCCCAAGTAAACCTATTTTATACAAAATTTTAGACTAAGGTCATGAAAACAATATTAAAGCTTGAAGAATTGTTGATGTTTGCCTTAGGAGCATATATGTTTAGCTTGTTGGGTAGCAATTGGTGGTGGTTTTTCGGGTTATTATTGTTGCCAGATATTGGAGCTTTGGGCTATTTGGTAAATCCTAAAATTGGGGCGATTTCTTATAATGTTTTTCATCATAAGGGCATTGCGATTGTACTATATTTGACAGGTATTTATTTTTTAAATGAACCTTTAAAACTCATGGGTATTATTTTATTTTCCCATGCGTCAATTGATAGAGTTTTTGGTTATGGATTTAAACATTTTGATAGTTTTAAAAACACGCATCTAGGAAAAATAGGAAATTAGAATGGAAACCTTTTTTATAATTATCATCAGTATTTTGGTTACTTTAGGTGTGGTAACCATCTATAAACAATGGAAAACCAAAAAAGTGACCAAAGAGCAATCTATTCTCATATTAGAGAAAATAAAACGCGTTTGCAAATTGGTATCGGTTGAAGGCGATTTTGCGGAAATATACCATTATGAAGATGTTAAAGCAAAGTTCTTAAAACTAATTTCTAGCCGAAAAAAAGCATTGGTAGTGATTAACGCAAAAGCACATGTGGGCTTTGATTTGGGTAAAGTAAAAATGTCATCAAATGCGAAAACCAAAACAGTTTTTTTAACACATTTTCCACAGCCAGAAGTGATTTCGGTTGAAAGTGATATTAATTATTACGATAAACGCGATGGTATGTTCAATAGGTTTGAGGCAGCCGATTTAACGGATTTACACGCTAAAGCCAAAGCACATATTTTGGATAAAATTCCGGAAAGCGGTTTGTATAATATTGCAAAGCAAGAAGCATTGGAAGCTATTCATTTAATTGAAAACTTAGTGGAAACTATTGGTTGGACTCTAGATTATTCAGCTTTAAAAATTGAAGGAGAGGACGATAAGAAATTGTTGAAGTGATGTTAGTTAAATAGTTATTTGTTATTGCGAGGACGATAAGACGTGGCAAACTTTAATTCGAGAATTTGAAAACATGTATTTAGAAGAAATTAAACAAGATTCCTGCTTTCGCAGGAAGTAATATGAACATAGAAGACTACAGAAACTATTGCCTCAACAAAAAAGCCGTTACCGAACACTTTCCGTTCGATAAGGATACACTGGTGTTTAAAGTCTGCAATAAAATGTTTGCCTTGGCCTCTTTAAAACGCTGGGAAAATCGGGAAGCATTTATCAACTTAAAATGCGATCCCGAATATGCACAAGAACTAAGAGCCGAATACGATAGTATTAAACCAGGTTACCATATGCATAAACAACAATGGAATAGTGTATATGTGCATACAGGAGAACTTTCGCCAAAACTTATTACAAATCTGATTGACCATTCTTATGATATGGTTGTAAAAGGTTTGCCTAAAAACCTGAGGGATACGCTCGTTTAGTTTTGTAGTTATTATAACATTTTAATAATTTCCATTCGTCGACACTTATTTACACTACGTCTACACTTAATAACCACCAACCGAAATATAAAATATGGTCAAAACAATTCCTCTAACTTGCTATATTACTCATAAATTAAGTTAGATATGAATTCCCTCAATATTTTATTAATTGAAGATGATATGATTGAAGTCATGAAGCTCAATAGAGCAAAAAGTTCACTTCAACTCAATCATACTATTACAGAAGCTAATAACGGCGAAGAAGCCCTTAAACGCTTGGAGCAAAAGGATAAACTTCCAGATATTATATTATTGGATTTAAACATGCCAAAAATAAATGGTATTGAATTTTTAAAAATTCTAAAGGCAGATGATAGGCTCAAGTATATACCAACTATTATTTTAACAACTTCCAATAATCAGCGTGATTTGTTAGAGTGTTATAAAGTAGGGGTTGCAGGCTATGTTTTGAAACCTTTAAAATATGAAGATTATGTTTCT
Protein-coding sequences here:
- a CDS encoding MmcQ/YjbR family DNA-binding protein, which encodes MNIEDYRNYCLNKKAVTEHFPFDKDTLVFKVCNKMFALASLKRWENREAFINLKCDPEYAQELRAEYDSIKPGYHMHKQQWNSVYVHTGELSPKLITNLIDHSYDMVVKGLPKNLRDTLV
- a CDS encoding DUF4260 domain-containing protein, with product MKTILKLEELLMFALGAYMFSLLGSNWWWFFGLLLLPDIGALGYLVNPKIGAISYNVFHHKGIAIVLYLTGIYFLNEPLKLMGIILFSHASIDRVFGYGFKHFDSFKNTHLGKIGN
- a CDS encoding cell envelope biogenesis protein OmpA, encoding MQYNFKQYLFFFGLVFITFKSEAQFKDTAKWKALFAVGINYPTTDGFVNGSYAKSVNFPTVNLGIQHMLKRQYGVKLDFGFNRFKNADDTPEFKINYSRINAQFVYDPSSYLRFLPMRLRTVVHAGPGITFAKPLGTLTANKQTFLNLLGGLEIHYAINEKVSIYSDVAYLYGVTTLDDYNPALTGLGAFNGSVFNLTFGVAVSLSGCRYCD
- a CDS encoding DUF4230 domain-containing protein is translated as METFFIIIISILVTLGVVTIYKQWKTKKVTKEQSILILEKIKRVCKLVSVEGDFAEIYHYEDVKAKFLKLISSRKKALVVINAKAHVGFDLGKVKMSSNAKTKTVFLTHFPQPEVISVESDINYYDKRDGMFNRFEAADLTDLHAKAKAHILDKIPESGLYNIAKQEALEAIHLIENLVETIGWTLDYSALKIEGEDDKKLLK
- a CDS encoding cyclase family protein; this encodes MIATIQYNSRKLKIDLSQPLDISIPLTGKATNINAWYIGPPKIEPEIIDGETVSVANGAVVNFNTITFNPHSHVTHTETVGHITEEVYSINKLLKEFFFLAQVVTVAPEKLGEDYVISKKQLKFALGNKKRDAIVIRTMPNMRDKFSRQYSNTNPTYLQEDAAEYLKTKGIKHLLIDLPSVDKESDGGELLAHNAFWNTKGKLRFDATISEFIYVSNKIEDGMYMLNLQIAPFENDASPSKPILYKILD
- the ruvC gene encoding crossover junction endodeoxyribonuclease RuvC, whose amino-acid sequence is MSKEKIILGIDPGTTIMGFGLIKIVGKKMEFMQLNELMLKKYDDHYLKLKLIFERTVELIDTYHPDEIAIEAPFYGKNVQSMLKLGRAQGVAMAAGLSREVPITEYAPKKIKMAITGNGNASKEQVAKMLQSMLGLKELPKNLDSMDGLAAAVCHFYNEGRVEVGKSYSGWSAFVKQNERRVKK
- the hemW gene encoding radical SAM family heme chaperone HemW, which translates into the protein MSGIYIHIPFCKQACHYCDFHFSTSLKKKEELINALSKELELRKDEFSNSTVETIYFGGGTPSLLNNEELQFLIDSVYNNYKVSKNPEITLEANPDDLSKDRIMELSKSPINRLSIGIQSFFESDLKLMNRAHNVEEAKACLEEATKYFDNISLDLIYGIPGASNEQWLKNIEIALSFNVPHISSYALTVEPKTALASFIKKGLIENVDDEQAHEQFHILKDKLEASGFVHYELSNFGKDGYFSKNNSAYWQGKSYLGIGPSAHSFNGKQRSWNVKNNSKYIKAIQGNELPIEIETLTQTDRYNEYIMTGLRTIWGVSLVKVENDFGVTFKNYLNAQSEVFINQHLLYIEDAHLRVTKKGQFLCDGIASELFKINLK
- a CDS encoding response regulator, with product MNSLNILLIEDDMIEVMKLNRAKSSLQLNHTITEANNGEEALKRLEQKDKLPDIILLDLNMPKINGIEFLKILKADDRLKYIPTIILTTSNNQRDLLECYKVGVAGYVLKPLKYEDYVSKIEKLLAYWSINELITV